GCTCGTCCGCCGTGAAGTTGAACGCGTCCATCTTCAGGGTCAGCACGTCGTCGAAGAGGTGCAGGTCCGCGCCCACGCCGCCCGTGGACTCAATGAGGCCCACGCGCAGGGTGGTGAAATAGTAGCGCTTGGCGAACTGGAGGCTGACCTTGAAGGACTCCTTGGTCACCTTCTGCGTCTGGATGACCGGGTCCCCTTCCGACGGCGGGTTCGTCTGCACCACCTGCGTGCTGACGGAGCCGCGCGGGTCGTCGATGATCTCCAGCAGGTAGTACTTGTCCGGCTTGGGGATGAGCTTCAGCGTCAGGCCGTTCTTCGACGCGCCCTGGGACACCAGGTAGCTGCTGAACAGGCCCACCTCCGTCTGCAGGGTGCTGAGGCGGGTGGCGAACTCGCTCACGTCGGTGACGGCCTCGCTGAGGCGCTGGCCCAGCTGCTCGTCGGTGAGCAGCGCGCCCGCGGCGCCCTCGCCGTCCTTCACCTTGCGGGTGATGTCCTCCAGGTTGGCCAGGGTGTTGTCCAGCCGGCCCAGCGTCTGCTTGAGGCTGGAGACGCTCTCCTTGAACTCCCCTTCCCCGCTGCCCACGATGTTCTTGACGGTGCCCAGCACCTCGCGGACGTCCTGGGTGATGCGCTCCACGTTGGTGACGATGCGCGTCACCTCCGCGCCGTTGCCCTGGGTGATGGCGCGCACGTCGGAGGACACGCCCTCCACGTTCGCCATGATGGTGTCCAGGCGGTCCGTGTTGCGGCGCACCGTCGCGTCCACCGAGTCCGACAGCCGGACCAGGTTCTCCACGATGCGCTCCAGGCTGCCCGCGCCCTTCTCACCGCCCAGCACCTCGCGCAGCGCGCCCGTCACCTGCTGGATGTCGGAGGTGATCTGCGACAGGGACTCGAAGACGGCCTCCACGCCCTGGGTGTCGATGACGCGGCGGATCTGCCCGCCGTTCTCCAGCTCCGGCGCCTGCTCCGTGCCGGGGTTCAGGTCCAGCAGGTAGTCGCCCAGGAGCGACTCCGAGCGCTTGGTGACCGCGGCGTCCTGGCGCAGGTCCACGCCCTTGCGGATCTTCAGCCAGATCTTCGCGCGGGTGCCTTCCAGGCTGATGTCGCTGATCTCTCCCACGGGGATACCGGCGATCTGCACGCGGCCGCGGACCGCCAGGCCGGACGCATCCCGGAAATAGGCCCACACCTGGGTGGAGTCACTGTCGCTGAGTCCGCCCTTCTTGGCGAACAGCACGAACGTGATGAGGAATCCTCCGGCGGCGAGGACCAGCAGGCCAACACGGAAGGGCGTGACGAGCTTCTTCACCTGATGTGACTCCGAGCGCTACCACCGGCCGCGCGCGACTCTAACGATTTGCATGCCGGGTGCCAGCTTTTCATGAAGGGCTGGAATCCTTGGGGGACCGGTTTCCCTACCCGGATCTCTTAGTTCTTGCCGAACCACGTCTGGAGGAAGACCTGGACGGCCGGGTGCTGGGACTCCCGCAGCTTCTCCGGCGGGCCGTGCTCCACGATGACGCCCTTGGACAGGAAGGCGATCTGATTGGCCACGTTGAAGGCGGACGCGATGTCGTGGCTGATGACCACGCTGGTGACGCCCAATTCCTTCTGCGCGGTGAGGATCATGTCGTCCACGGAGTCCGTGGTGATGGGATCCAGGCCGGTGGTGGGCTCGTCGTAGAGGACGACCTTGGGATCCAGCACCACGGCGCGCGCCAGGCCCACGCGCTTGCGCATGCCTCCGGACAGGTCCGCGGGGAAGCGGCCCTCCACCTCGCGCTTGAGGCCCATGAGGTCCAGGCGCTTCCTCACCTGGACGCGGATCTCGTCCTCGGACAGCCTGGTGTGCTGGCGCAGCGGGAAGGCGACGTTCTCGAACACCGTCATGGAGTCGAAGAGCGCGGCGGCTTGGAACACCATGCCGAAGCTGCGGCGCACCTGCTGCAGCCCCTCCACGCTCATGGGGACGATGTCCTGCCCGTCGATGATGACCTTGCCGCTGTCCGGCTTGAGCAGGCCGATCATGTGCTTCATCAGCACCGTCTTGCCGGAGCCGGAGCCGCCCAGGATGACGCAGGTGCTGCCCGCGGGCACGGTGAGGTTGATGCCGGTGAGGACCTTGTTCCCCGCGAACGTCTTGTGCAGGTCGACAATGTCGATCATGGCCCGCTCGGAGCCAGTGGGCCCGGGCGGTGTCGGAGTCGGAGCGTCCATCAGTGCATCAACATGCCGACGATGAAGTCGAGGATGAAGATGGACAGCGCGCTCGCCACCATGGCCTCCGTGGTGGCCTGGCCCACGCCCTTGGCGCCGCCGGACGCGTTGTAGCCCTTGTAGCAACAGATGAGGGCCACGGAGAGGCCGAAGATGGCGCCCTTGAGCAGGCCCTCGTAGACGTCCGCTGGCGCCATCCACTGCTGGGTGCGTGACAGGAACGTGCCGGGGGAGATGCCCAGGCCGAAGACGGCGACCACGTAGGCGCCCGTCATGCCCGTGGTGTTGAAGAGCATGGTGAGCGCTGGGACCATGAACAGGCCCGCGAGCACCCGGGGCACCAGCAGGTACTGCACCGGGTTGACGGCCATGGTCTCCAGCGCGTCCACCTGCTCGGTGACGCGCATGGTGCCCAGCTCCGTGCACATGGCGGAGCCGGCGCGCATGGTGACCATCAGCGCGGCGAACACGGAGGCCAGCTCACGTGTGAGCGTCAGGGCCACGGTGGGGCCCACGAGGCTCTCTGCGTCGAACAGCGCGAAGGCCGTGGACGTCTGGAGGGCGAACACCATGCCGGTGAAGGTGCCGGTGAGCCCCACGATGAAGATGGAGCCCACGCCCACGAAGTCCAGCTGGGTGAAGAGGTTGTGCAGCCGGAACGGCCGGCGCACGCTCCACCGGAAGACGTCCATGCCCAGGGCCACCACGCCGCCAATGCTGCTGACGACGTCGATGATGCCCTTGCCGAGGCCCTCCACCGACTGGGTGAAGGCGCCGGTGAACCGGTTGGGTTTGCTGGGGGTCTCGGTGGTCATGCGTTCAGGCGGGCGACTCTACGTGCTCCGGACGGCGGCACAAGGGAACTGAGCGCGGCCCCATCCCACCCCCACCTCCATCGGCTGGTTGCCCGGGGGGCTCCCACGCGGCGCGCGGGTGGGATGCGATGGGACTTCCTCCGCCAGGGGTCGGCCGTTATGTTGCGCGGCCCTCTTTACTTCCACGCCCGGCGCGCCCTGTGGGGAGTTGCCGGGCCAGAGCGACACGACAGCATGGCTACTCAGAAGGTCGGCGGCGAGGTGGATGCCCAGTGCACCCGCTGCAAGATGAACCTGGCGCACACCATCCTCGCGATGGTCGGTCCCAAGATCGTGCGCGTCCGCTGCAACACCTGCGGCGGGGACCACGCGTTCCGGGGCGCCGCGGGCGTCACGGACCGTCCCACCAAGGCGGCCACCACCCGCGCCCCGCGCGCCGCGTCCTCCGGTGGCACGACCCGCGCGGAGAAGGTGGTCATCTCCTTTGACGAACAGCTGGCGGGCAAGGACATCGCGAGCGCGCCCAAGTACAGCCCCAAGGACACCTACAAGGTGGATCAGGTGATTCACCACCCGACGTTCGGCGTGGGCCTGGTGACGGCGGTGCGCGGCGACAAGGTGGACCTCACCTTCCGCACGGACACCAAGACGCTGGTGCACGGCCGGGGTGGGCCGCCGACGGACAAGCCCGTCTTCAGTCCGCCGACGAACAAGCACACCGGCCCCGCGGACAAGCCCCAGGCCGAGCCGCCCCCGGAGGCGGAGGCCGCCGCTGAGACTTCCCTGCCTTCCGGGGATTGACCCGGAGGCCGGAGCGGCGGTCAACTGGGACGCTGGGTTTCCCGTATGCGTCCGCCGCTCCATCTCGCTGTCTGCCTGCTGATGCTGGGTGCCGCCGTCGCACGGGCGGAACCGCCGGAGGTGGAGGCGACGCCCGGGCGCATGGTGCTCGGGGAGGACGTCACCGTGGAGGTGCGGGTGCGGGTGCCCAAGGGCGCCGGCCCCGTGCGCGCGGCGGCCTCTTCCGGCACCTGGGAACGGTCGCGGGTGGAGGGCGGCACCGAGCGCGTCTTCCACTGGACGCCTCCGCCGGTGCGCTACCCGCTGTGGGCGGTGCTCGCGTTCTGGGTGGAGGACGGCCGCGCGCCAGAGGTCACCACCGTGCGGCTGCCCCTGTTGGGACGCACCACGCTGGACGTGTCCACGGCGCCGGGCGCGGAGGTGGTGGTCGCGGTGGGCGACGAGCGCTTCGGCCCGGTGAGGGCGGACGAGCGCGGCAATGCTCAGGTGCCCGTGGAGGTGCCGCCGGATGCGACGGAGGCGCGCGTGCTCGCGACCCGGGGCACGCTCACCACGGATCGCCGCGCGCCGCTGGAGGTGCCCGCCGCGCGCCCGCTCGTCGCCGCGCTCACGCCGGATCCGCTGCCCGCGGAGGGTGGTGGCTGGCTGATCATCGCGGGCGGCGAGGAGCGGATCGCCGCCTCGGAGCTGACCGTGAAAGCGGAGGGCGCCACCGTGAAGCCGGTGGCTCGGGAACGCGCGCTCTACACGGTGCAGCCGCGCGCGGACGCGAAGAACGTGTCCGTCACCGTGCGCTGGAATGATGCGCCCGCCAAGGACGCGGTCCTGCTCCAAGGCGCGGTGAAGCCCGCCGCGGCCAAGGCGGAGCAGCCCGTGCAGCTCATCGCGCCCGCCTCCCCTTCCCCGTCGCCCATGGCTCCCGACGCGCGCGCGACGACGGGACGGACGTCGCTGTTCCTGCTCGGCGGCGCCGCGTTCGCGAGCGGCGCCAACGGTGGGCCGCTGCTGGGCCTGGGCGTGTCCATGCCTCTGCCGGTATGGCGCGAGCGCCTGGCGGCGGAAGCGGAGGTGGGCCTTCGCCACGCGAGCCTGGACGGGCAGCAGGGAGGCACGGAGGTGCACTCGCGCGTGTGGGGGATTCCCCTGCTTCTGTCCGCGCGGATCACCCTTTTCCAGCAGGGTTCCTTCCAGCTGGACGGCCGTGCAGGCGGCGGCCTGCTGGCTTTGAGCCATCACCTGTCGACGCAAGGCATTGAGACCGGGGACGTCTTTCCTGACGCCGTGGATGAGCGCAGAGTGCGCGCCATGGGATTCCTGGCCGCGCAAGGGGCGTATGGCTTTGGTCGCTGGAGCCTCCTCACGGAGGTGCGCGCGGCCCTGGCGCCCGTGGAGACGCCTTCGCTGCGCGCCCAGCTGGGCGGCGTGTCCGTGTCCGCGGGGCTGAGGTTCATCCCGTGATGCGCGCGGGCCTGGCCACGGTGGGGATGGCGGTGCTGGCGTGGGCCTGCACGGGCGGCCCGGAGGCGCTGCCTCCGCCCACCATCGTCGGCGTGGAGCCCGCGACGCTGCCGGTGAACGCGAAGGACGAAGACCTCACCGTGCGGTTCGACGCGCGCTACAGCGTGGCCGTGGACTACGGCACGGAGAAGGTGGATGCGCGCATGGGTTCCGGCCGCATCTGGGTGGATGAAAAGGAAGCGACGGTGTCGAGCTTCGACCCCGCGGGCGTCGCCATCGTGACGGTGCCCCGGGGGCTGGGCGCGGGCGCGCATGCGGTGCGTCTGCAACTGGATGACGGGCGAGAGGCAGTGGCCGAAGGCGCCCTCACGCTGCGCCCTCCGGGACAGGAAGTCATCGACCCGCCCCTCATCGAGGACGGGGGCATCCTCATCCTCTCCGACGCGGGGCCCATCTACAGCGACTTCGACGGCGGGGTCGACACCACGGACGGCGGCGAGCAGGTGGACGCGGGCCCCGGACCGGATGTGCCGATGCGCGAGGGCGACATCACCGGCTTCAGCTTCGACGAAATCGAAGGCACGCGCGTGAGCCGGACGTCCTTCGCCATCACGGTGCGCGCCAGCGGTCCTCGGGCCGGGCACTTCCAGGGCTCGGTGGAGTTGATCGCGTCGCGCGGCACGGTGTCGCCCAGCAAGATCGGCCCCTGCGACTTCGGCGTGTGCAACGCGAACATCGTCATGGACGCGCCCGCGGGCAACGTGCGCCTCACGGCGGTGGACAGCTTCGGCGCGACCGGCGACTCCAACACGTTCCGCCTGGAGCCGTACAAGTAGCGCCGCGCCTCACCCCGCCGCGCGCAGCAGCTCCAACGTGCGCTGCATGTCCGCGGGCAGCGGCGCATCCACCCCGCGCGCTGGCAGCCCGGGCAACGCGGGCCACTCCACGCGAGCGGCATGCAGCGGCGTCCGGGTCAGCACCTCCTGACTCCCCTGCCCTCCCAGGTCGCCTTCCGTGAGCGGAGCCTCGCGGCCGTACTGGTGGTCCACGAGCAGCGGATGCCCCAGGGACAGCAGGTGCACACGGATCTGATGCGTGCGGCCCGTCAGCGGCTCCGCCTCCACCAGCGACGCGCTCGCGAAGGTCTCCACCGGGCGCACCCGCGTGCGGGACGGCTTCGCGTCCGGCTCCTCCGGCTTCGCCACGCGCATGCGCCCCTTGCGGCCGGCGACGAGCGGCGCGTCCACCATCTGGGGCGCCTCCAGCCGGCCCTCCACCAGGGCGCGGTAGCGCTTGCGCACCTTGCCCGTCTCGAAGGCCTGGGACAGCACGCGGTGCACGCCCGCGTCCAGCGCGAACACCAGCGCGCCGGACGTGTCGCGATCCAACCGGTGCACCACGAAGACCTTGCGGCCCAAGTGGGCTTCCAGCGTGTCGCGCAGGGACGGGCCGCCCTCGCGGCCGGGGATGACGAGCACCCCGGCCGGCTTGTCCACCACCATCACGCCCGCGCCCTCGAAGAGGACGCGGGGAACTCCGCCGCTCATTCGTAGTCCGACGCCGGCACGACGGTGATGGGCCCCAGCCCTTCCAACAGCGGCTTCACCTCCGACGCCTTGCCCAGCACCACGATGACGGGACGGTCCGCGAACGCGTACTTCTTCGCCGCCGCGGCCACGTCCCTGGGCGTCACCGCGCGCAGCCGGTCGCGGAACTTCTCCACCCAGTCGTCGCCCAGGCCGTGCATGCGCATGTCCGCGATGACGGAGGCCACGGACTCGTTGGTCTCCGTGCGCAGCGGATACAGGCCGGCCAGGTAGCTCTGAGCGTCCTTCAGCTCGCGTGGCTTGAGGCCGCCGTCGCGCACGCCGTGGATCTCCTTCAGCGCCACGTCGATGATCTCCCGCGTGGACGCCGTCTTCGTGAACGTGGACAGCGCGAAGATGCCGCCCGCGCTCATCGTGTCGAAGTAGGAGCTGACGCCGTAGGTGAGGCCCCGGTTGACGCGGATCTCGTTCATCAGCCGCGACGTGAAGCCGCCACCCAGCGCGATGTTCATCGCCGTGGCCGGGAAGTAGTCCTCGTGGCCCAGCCAGAAGCCGGGGCCTCCCAGGCGCACCTGGGACTGCGTCTGGTCCGGCTTGTCCACCAGCAGCACCGTCCCGGCCTTCGCCAGCGGCTCCTGCTTGCGGGGCAGCATCGGGTCCGCGTCCGGTCCGCCCGTCCAACCGGCGAAGGCGCGCTCGGCCTCCGCGGCCACGGTCGCCGGGTCGATGGCGCCCACCACCGTGAGCAGGGAGATGCGCGGCCCCATGCACTCGGCGTGGAAGCGGACCACGTCGTCGCGGGTGAAGGTGGACACGGTGCGCTTGTTGCCGCCCAGGTCGCGCCCGTACGGATGGTCCCCCCAGATGGCGCGCGTGAAGGCGCGGTCCGCGATGGAGGAAGGGTCATCCAGGTCGTTGGCGAACTGCGCCAGCGCGCGCTCCCGCGCGTCCACGACCTCCTTCTCCGGGAACGTGGGCTCGCGCATCACCTGCCCCAGCACGTCCAGCATCGCGGAGAAGTGCTCGGCCGGCGTGGTGAGGTAGACGGACAGCACGTCCTCGTTGACGCCCGCCCAGAGGCTGGCGCCCACGAACTCGATGGCCTCACTGATGCCATCCGCGTCCATGCGCTTCGTGCCCCGGCGCAGCAGGCGCGCGGTGAAGTCCGCCAGGCCGTCCTTGCCCTGCGGATCCCACACGCCGCCCGCGCGCATCACCAGCCGCACGGAGACGAGCGGCAGCGGCCCGCGCTCGGCGGCGATGACCCTCAGGCCAGTGGACGTGGTGCTCTCATGCAGCGCGGGCAGCTTCAGCTCGCCGGTGGCGGCGGACTTCGTCGGCTCCGTCGCGGCCTTCACCAGCTTCTTGGCTCGGGCCGGGACGGCCTTCTTCACCTGCGCGACCTTCTTGCGCGCGGCGGTGGCCTGCTTGCGCACGGCCTTGGCGGCCTTGCGGACGGTGTTCTTCACGTTGGCGATCTTTCGGGAGGCCATGGGGTTCAAGCCTCCGCTGCTTCGTCACCGGCCTCTTCGGCGCCGGCTTCGGGATGGAGGGTGACCACCGAGCGGCGCTCGGGGGCGAAGTACTTCGCGGCCACGGCCTTCACCTGCTCCGCGGTGACGGACGCGTAGAAGGTCGGCAGGGACAGGCCCTCGCGCCAGTCGCCCAGCAGGGCCTCGTAGTGGCCCAGGGCGTGCCCCCGGCCGCTGTTGGTGGACAGCTCCCGCAGGTGGTCCGCGCGCAGGTTGTTCTTCGCCTTCTGCAGCTCCTTGTCGGTGACGCCCTCGCGCGCCAGCCGCTCCAGCTCCGCGTACAGCAGGCCTTCCACCTTCGCCGCGTCCGAGTCCGGCTTGAGCTCCAGGTAGAACAGGATGGTCCCCGGGTCGATGCGCCAGCTCCAGTCGAGCATCACCGACACGGCGGCCTTCTGATCATAGACCAGCGACTTCACCAGCCGGCTGCCCTCGCCCTTGGTGAGGATGTACTGGACGACGTCCAGCACCAGCGTGTCCTCGTTGCTGGCGGCGGGCCCGCGGAAGCCGATCATCACGGACGGCGACTGCGCGGGGTGGCGCACCACGGCGCGGCGCTCGCCCTTCTGCTCCGGCTCCGCGTTGAGCACCGGCGCGGGCGAGGGGCCGCGCGGGATGTTGCCGTAGTAGCGCTTCACCAGCGCGAGCGTCTTCTTCGGGTCGATGTCCCCGACGATGTAGAGCACCGCGTTGTTGGGCGCGTAGTACGTGCGGAAGTACTGCTGGCAGTCCTCGCGGGTGATGTTCTCGATGTCCGCCATCCACCCGATGACGGGCCAGCGGTACGCGTGCGCCTTGTAGACGAGCGTGCCCAGCTCCTCGTCCATCATGCCGGGGATTTCGTTGTCCACGCGGACGCGGCGCTCCTCCATCACGACCTGGCGCTCGCTGGCCAGCGTCTGGTCGGAGATGCGCAAGGAGCGCATCCGGTCCGACTCCAGGTCGAGCACCGTCTCCAGCGCGTCCGCGCTGAAGTCGTCGTAGTACACGGTCATGTCATTGGACGTGTACGCGTTCGAGCGGCCGCCGTTGGACTCCAGCGTCTTGTCGAACATCTTGGGGCCGTACTTCTTCGCCCCGTTGAACATCATGTGTTCGAACAGGTGGCTGATGCCGGTGATGCCGGGCCGCTCGTTGCGGCTGCCCACCTGGAAGAAGGTGTAGAGGCTGACCACCGGGGCCTGATGGTTCGCCAGCAGGCGGACCTTGAGACCGTTGGGCAGGGTTGCCTCGTGAACGTCGAAGAGCGCGGCGAGCGTGGGGTCCACCGCGCGCACGGCGGTGGACCGCGGGGATGCCTTGGACATAGGTGCCACACCGTAACCACGGCGCGGCTAGAGATCCACGACACCTTGACGCAGGGCCATCACCACCGCGTCCACATGGGAGTTGACGCCCATCTTCCGGTAGATATGCGACAGGTGCGTGCGCACCGTGCGCCGCTCCAGCGTCATCACCCGCCCCACCTCCGCGTTGGACAGGCCCTTGGCCACGTAGCGAAGGACGTCCAGCTCCACGGCCGTCAGACCCCAGGGCAGCTCGGCGGGCTTCTGGGCGGGCCTGGCCTGGATGGACTGGAAGTAGTTCCAGAAGCGCCGGGCGATGATGGGCTCCAGCACGGTGCCCCCGTCCATGACCTCCTGGATGCCGGAGCGGATCTTCTCCGGCCCCACCCGCTTCACCAGGTACCCGGACGCGCCCGCCTGGATGGCCTCGTAGACCTTCTGCTCATCCTCGAAGGACGTGAGGATGAGGATCTCCACCTCGGGCGCGCGGCGCTTGACCTTCTGGGTCACCTGGATGCCGTTGAGGCTGGGGAGCTCCAGGTCCAGCAGGACGAGCTGCGGGCGCTCGCGGACGATGTCGTCCACCGCCTGCTCGCCATCCTGGGAGGTGCCCACGACCTCCAGCTCCGGAAAGGTGCCCAGCACCTTGACCAGGTTCTTCAGGAGCTGGGGCTGGTCCTCGACGACGAAGATGCGAGTGCGCTCCACGGAACTCACCGCCTGGTGGGGGGAGGCTGGAACTGTTCATCCAGCTTCTGGTGCTGGCCCCGCGAGAAGCGGAGCTGGAAGTCCTTCTGCTCGCCGGTGGAGATGGCCACCACGCGGATGTCGCGAGTGCCCACGCGGACCGGGTAGTTTACCAGCGGCGTCGCACGGCGCACCTTCGCCCCGTCGATGAAGACGTTCGCGGGGAGGTTCGTGCGCAGCGTGAGGAACGCGCGCTGGTTCTTGGGCGGAACGCCGGGCTCGGCGGTGTCCCCTTCCGCCTCCTCGTCCTCGATGTCGCGCGCACCCGGGTTGGGGGGAGGTGCGGGCGGTGGAGGCGTGATGGGCTTCAGCGCGGACGGGTTCGCGGGCGACGCGGGGGTGGGCGCGTTCGGGTCGTAGCGAGGCAGCTCCGGTTCCTGCACCGGCTCCAGGCCCAGCCGCCACGCGGCGACGGCGAACATGAACAGGCCCACCAGCGCGATGCCGCCCGCGATGAAGAGCAGGCGCTTGCGGCGGGTGCCGGCGTCCACCGCGTCCATGCGCGGCGTCTCCACCGTGTCGAAGCGCTGGTGCACCGGCAGGTGCCGGTCCGACGGCGCGGGCTCCGCCATGTCGGTGCGCACGCGGCCTTCCGCCTTCGGCAGGGGCATGCGGCGCTCGGAGCGGGGCTCGGCGGGAAGGGGCTCAGGGGGTTCGGCGCGGCCCCGGCGCTCCTGGCGGAGCACGGTCACGTCGGCGGCAACGGGGGCCGGCGAAGGTGCTCCACCGCCAGCCGGGAGGACCGCCGTCTCCTGTCCGGGAGCCCTGCCCACGGCCCCCTTCGCGGGGCGCAGGGCCGGTCGCTTCGGCGGCTCTTCCTCCGCGCCCACGGGCTGGCCAGGACGCATGGCGGCGCGGCGGCCGGTGGGCACGGGCGGTTCGTCGTCCCCGAGGGCCGGGCCAGGACGCATGGCGGCTCGGCGGCCGGTGGGCACGGGTGGCTCGTCGTCCCCGAGGGCCGGGCCGGGGCGCATGGCGGCTCGGCGGCCAGTGGGCACGGGCGGCTCATCGTCCCCGAGCGGCGGACCGGAGAAGTCCTCGATGACCTTCACGCGAGGATTGCGCCCTGCTCGCGCGGACGCCGGGCTGTCCGGACGGCGGGACTTCTGCGCGAGCACTCCCGGCGGCGCGTCCCAGCCCTGCTCCAGCGGCCCCGCGTGCGAAGGGTCGGTGCTCCGCGCTTCGCTCGCGGGCTCGGGCTCGTCGTCCGCGGGCGCGTCGTCATCCGGCGCGTAGTCCTGGGGGCGGAACTCCTCGAAGCCGGGCGCGGCCTCCTGCGTCTCGGCGGACGCCTCCTGTTCCGAGGGCGCGCGGCTGTACGGCGCGCGCTGGACGATGGAGGCCTCGTGCTCCTCCGCGTGCAGGTCGTCCATCTCCGCGCCGGAGACGGGCTCCAGTTGGAAGGGCTCCGCGAACGGCACGGGCCCGGGGGCGGCGATGCTCACTTCGTTGGGGAACAGCTCCGACACGAAGCGCGCCACCTCCTCCGCGCCGGGCAGGCCACCGCCCGCGGAGAGGAAGTTGCGCAGGGCCTGGGCGAACTCGCCGCACGAGCGGAAGCGCCGCTGGGGCGCCGGATCCAACGCGCGCATGATCGCCGGATCCAGCCGCGAGTTGATCCGCCGGTCCAACCGGCTGGGCGGAGGCAGTGCCTCGCGGCGGGTGCTCACGCCGCTGCCGGGCACCACGGCCTCGCGCAGCGTGAGCAACTCGTACGCGATGGCGCCCAGCGAGTACACGTCGGACGCCTCCGTGGGCGTCTCGCCGCGAGTGACCTCCGGTGCCCGGTACGCG
This DNA window, taken from Corallococcus coralloides DSM 2259, encodes the following:
- a CDS encoding MlaD family protein, translating into MKKLVTPFRVGLLVLAAGGFLITFVLFAKKGGLSDSDSTQVWAYFRDASGLAVRGRVQIAGIPVGEISDISLEGTRAKIWLKIRKGVDLRQDAAVTKRSESLLGDYLLDLNPGTEQAPELENGGQIRRVIDTQGVEAVFESLSQITSDIQQVTGALREVLGGEKGAGSLERIVENLVRLSDSVDATVRRNTDRLDTIMANVEGVSSDVRAITQGNGAEVTRIVTNVERITQDVREVLGTVKNIVGSGEGEFKESVSSLKQTLGRLDNTLANLEDITRKVKDGEGAAGALLTDEQLGQRLSEAVTDVSEFATRLSTLQTEVGLFSSYLVSQGASKNGLTLKLIPKPDKYYLLEIIDDPRGSVSTQVVQTNPPSEGDPVIQTQKVTKESFKVSLQFAKRYYFTTLRVGLIESTGGVGADLHLFDDVLTLKMDAFNFTADELRYPRLRAMLKAQAFDHLYVMAGMDDILNARQRDAATRRLIAGRDFFFGAGFFFTDDDLKALITTIGVPAF
- a CDS encoding ABC transporter ATP-binding protein, which encodes MIDIVDLHKTFAGNKVLTGINLTVPAGSTCVILGGSGSGKTVLMKHMIGLLKPDSGKVIIDGQDIVPMSVEGLQQVRRSFGMVFQAAALFDSMTVFENVAFPLRQHTRLSEDEIRVQVRKRLDLMGLKREVEGRFPADLSGGMRKRVGLARAVVLDPKVVLYDEPTTGLDPITTDSVDDMILTAQKELGVTSVVISHDIASAFNVANQIAFLSKGVIVEHGPPEKLRESQHPAVQVFLQTWFGKN
- a CDS encoding MlaE family ABC transporter permease codes for the protein MTTETPSKPNRFTGAFTQSVEGLGKGIIDVVSSIGGVVALGMDVFRWSVRRPFRLHNLFTQLDFVGVGSIFIVGLTGTFTGMVFALQTSTAFALFDAESLVGPTVALTLTRELASVFAALMVTMRAGSAMCTELGTMRVTEQVDALETMAVNPVQYLLVPRVLAGLFMVPALTMLFNTTGMTGAYVVAVFGLGISPGTFLSRTQQWMAPADVYEGLLKGAIFGLSVALICCYKGYNASGGAKGVGQATTEAMVASALSIFILDFIVGMLMH
- a CDS encoding RluA family pseudouridine synthase — protein: MSGGVPRVLFEGAGVMVVDKPAGVLVIPGREGGPSLRDTLEAHLGRKVFVVHRLDRDTSGALVFALDAGVHRVLSQAFETGKVRKRYRALVEGRLEAPQMVDAPLVAGRKGRMRVAKPEEPDAKPSRTRVRPVETFASASLVEAEPLTGRTHQIRVHLLSLGHPLLVDHQYGREAPLTEGDLGGQGSQEVLTRTPLHAARVEWPALPGLPARGVDAPLPADMQRTLELLRAAG
- a CDS encoding M16 family metallopeptidase, whose amino-acid sequence is MASRKIANVKNTVRKAAKAVRKQATAARKKVAQVKKAVPARAKKLVKAATEPTKSAATGELKLPALHESTTSTGLRVIAAERGPLPLVSVRLVMRAGGVWDPQGKDGLADFTARLLRRGTKRMDADGISEAIEFVGASLWAGVNEDVLSVYLTTPAEHFSAMLDVLGQVMREPTFPEKEVVDARERALAQFANDLDDPSSIADRAFTRAIWGDHPYGRDLGGNKRTVSTFTRDDVVRFHAECMGPRISLLTVVGAIDPATVAAEAERAFAGWTGGPDADPMLPRKQEPLAKAGTVLLVDKPDQTQSQVRLGGPGFWLGHEDYFPATAMNIALGGGFTSRLMNEIRVNRGLTYGVSSYFDTMSAGGIFALSTFTKTASTREIIDVALKEIHGVRDGGLKPRELKDAQSYLAGLYPLRTETNESVASVIADMRMHGLGDDWVEKFRDRLRAVTPRDVAAAAKKYAFADRPVIVVLGKASEVKPLLEGLGPITVVPASDYE
- a CDS encoding M16 family metallopeptidase; the encoded protein is MSKASPRSTAVRAVDPTLAALFDVHEATLPNGLKVRLLANHQAPVVSLYTFFQVGSRNERPGITGISHLFEHMMFNGAKKYGPKMFDKTLESNGGRSNAYTSNDMTVYYDDFSADALETVLDLESDRMRSLRISDQTLASERQVVMEERRVRVDNEIPGMMDEELGTLVYKAHAYRWPVIGWMADIENITREDCQQYFRTYYAPNNAVLYIVGDIDPKKTLALVKRYYGNIPRGPSPAPVLNAEPEQKGERRAVVRHPAQSPSVMIGFRGPAASNEDTLVLDVVQYILTKGEGSRLVKSLVYDQKAAVSVMLDWSWRIDPGTILFYLELKPDSDAAKVEGLLYAELERLAREGVTDKELQKAKNNLRADHLRELSTNSGRGHALGHYEALLGDWREGLSLPTFYASVTAEQVKAVAAKYFAPERRSVVTLHPEAGAEEAGDEAAEA
- a CDS encoding response regulator, with protein sequence MERTRIFVVEDQPQLLKNLVKVLGTFPELEVVGTSQDGEQAVDDIVRERPQLVLLDLELPSLNGIQVTQKVKRRAPEVEILILTSFEDEQKVYEAIQAGASGYLVKRVGPEKIRSGIQEVMDGGTVLEPIIARRFWNYFQSIQARPAQKPAELPWGLTAVELDVLRYVAKGLSNAEVGRVMTLERRTVRTHLSHIYRKMGVNSHVDAVVMALRQGVVDL
- a CDS encoding serine/threonine-protein kinase gives rise to the protein MSGTYRLIGRTEAGDLAELYESLLLPSIPVAVKLFLPRTSDPAYARALAETVRLLQPVRHPGLLHVVDVGFVRQRLAVVREDVDGFTLGVALQRLNTKEVLLPPTVALSIVIQLLETVQLAHDAGAVHGAITPGNVLLSRDGYPAICDFGALQALWSVPQLKRTFAHRGRSAYRAPEVTRGETPTEASDVYSLGAIAYELLTLREAVVPGSGVSTRREALPPPSRLDRRINSRLDPAIMRALDPAPQRRFRSCGEFAQALRNFLSAGGGLPGAEEVARFVSELFPNEVSIAAPGPVPFAEPFQLEPVSGAEMDDLHAEEHEASIVQRAPYSRAPSEQEASAETQEAAPGFEEFRPQDYAPDDDAPADDEPEPASEARSTDPSHAGPLEQGWDAPPGVLAQKSRRPDSPASARAGRNPRVKVIEDFSGPPLGDDEPPVPTGRRAAMRPGPALGDDEPPVPTGRRAAMRPGPALGDDEPPVPTGRRAAMRPGQPVGAEEEPPKRPALRPAKGAVGRAPGQETAVLPAGGGAPSPAPVAADVTVLRQERRGRAEPPEPLPAEPRSERRMPLPKAEGRVRTDMAEPAPSDRHLPVHQRFDTVETPRMDAVDAGTRRKRLLFIAGGIALVGLFMFAVAAWRLGLEPVQEPELPRYDPNAPTPASPANPSALKPITPPPPAPPPNPGARDIEDEEAEGDTAEPGVPPKNQRAFLTLRTNLPANVFIDGAKVRRATPLVNYPVRVGTRDIRVVAISTGEQKDFQLRFSRGQHQKLDEQFQPPPTRR